One genomic segment of Nonomuraea coxensis DSM 45129 includes these proteins:
- a CDS encoding S8 family serine peptidase, with translation MALPRPPLARRAGALLTAVTVLTVLSPATPAPAATTATPAPAPAPTAAEGAGNEAQTAPLTGVRARRLVVTLITGDKVQLTQTVPGKYRVEPDPGTRRGGGRINLFTQFTPDGVYVLPDDAVPAIAAGLLDRRLFDVKYLAENGYADDATGRLPVIVQYPGGQPEAEVKRSAAAIPAGKPTRTLESIHAAALDVAKGEAGTFWESVRAQQGTAKSLRGGIAKIWLDAKVKADLDVSVPQIGAPQAWERGHDGTGVTVAVLDTGADLAHPDLAGKIADSRSFVPDQAVQDGQGHGTHVASTIAGTGAASGGRNKGVAPGAKLVVGKVLDDSGSGLESWIIEGMEWAARSGAKAVSMSLGGPPTDGTDPLSQAVNDLTAETGALFVIAAGNLGGKETVSTPGAADAALTVAAVDKSDQLAGFSSRGPRVGDGALKPDIAAPGVDIVAARASGTSMGSPVDDHYTAASGTSMATPHVAGAVAIMAQQHPDWTAQQLKSALMSTAKDDGFTVHEQGAGRVDLERATRQQVFATGGGVDFGLLEEESGEPRTGKVTYANLGKEPVTLTLKAAMSGGAKVSLAESTLTVPAGGTAGTAVTLDPSGLALGTYSGAVTAEAGGDVRLTTPLGAVRDVPKVDLTIRTLDRDGKPRTPTAMSVVDVDGTKGELGPYSIHDTGVVVTRVPAGTVSVVQVLDWVDGDDRTNRAWLFEPELTVTGDTEITLDARKATEISFDAPKTAQPLNNGYDLFFQRTLPNGDVHGGALPVNRPIGSWEKAWALPTKRVTKGGFRLTGQWELGVPEVSMTMRTPKPVALHPVSRVHILDRGELHPGWVPFPSRSLRVVDAGKGRPEDLAGKDVRDALVLIDAELAEGVFGPECGLQVERTSAVRDAGAAGVLVFNEERGRCPIPLGISQKPNTGPGKPVGIPVAYVSNAEGTKVREAVRRGQVTIDVVGTPNTPYSYVFKPYADGRVPGSMRYKVTERQMHRVDLDVHAGPYTNYMNWRSAWRPDDVSYTSTASNMLHWSYPAPDRRPQWIWPLDPKVVNQAGLSALITPDPVQDVEESRFRTQVFDRPGSTTQQWFATPSVPGAATSGENLYRLGDRDAPPMTALIGMPCAICVHDGNLWVTPSMVNGVGEQRDDGVVFGDIQPRYDLHLYRDGKEIPNTPVDPFMKLPRYPLPEGEGTYRLTAKNDLQDIEWTFTAPSGKDQAQPGLTCYAWWIDGAVEQCRTVPAVYVSYDLGGTLSERNTVAAGRRHTFELEAYHGPSGGRTPAIAGVRLWTSTDDGATWRPADLRKGRDGRYTASATYPAFRATKGAVSLKVEAWDAAGNRVKQTALRAFDLR, from the coding sequence ATGGCGCTGCCCCGCCCCCCGTTAGCGCGCCGCGCAGGCGCGCTGCTGACCGCCGTCACCGTGCTGACGGTCCTGTCGCCCGCGACCCCCGCACCCGCCGCCACGACGGCCACACCGGCCCCGGCCCCCGCCCCCACCGCCGCCGAGGGCGCGGGGAACGAGGCGCAGACCGCCCCCCTGACCGGCGTGCGCGCCCGCCGCCTGGTCGTCACGCTGATCACCGGAGACAAGGTCCAGCTCACCCAGACCGTCCCGGGCAAGTACCGCGTGGAGCCCGACCCCGGCACCCGCCGGGGCGGCGGCCGGATCAACCTGTTCACCCAGTTCACCCCGGACGGCGTCTACGTGCTCCCGGACGACGCCGTCCCCGCCATCGCGGCCGGCCTGCTGGACAGGCGCCTGTTCGACGTCAAGTACCTGGCCGAGAACGGCTACGCCGACGACGCGACCGGGCGGCTCCCGGTCATTGTGCAGTACCCGGGCGGACAGCCTGAGGCCGAGGTCAAGCGCTCGGCCGCGGCCATCCCCGCCGGCAAGCCCACCCGTACGCTGGAGAGCATCCACGCCGCCGCCCTCGACGTCGCCAAGGGCGAGGCCGGCACGTTCTGGGAGTCCGTACGCGCCCAGCAGGGCACGGCGAAGAGCCTGCGCGGCGGCATCGCCAAGATCTGGCTGGACGCCAAGGTCAAGGCCGACCTCGACGTGAGCGTCCCGCAGATCGGCGCGCCCCAGGCATGGGAACGCGGCCACGACGGCACCGGCGTGACCGTCGCCGTCCTGGACACCGGCGCGGACCTCGCCCACCCCGACCTGGCCGGCAAGATCGCCGACAGCAGGTCGTTCGTCCCCGACCAGGCCGTCCAGGACGGCCAGGGGCACGGCACGCACGTCGCCTCGACCATCGCCGGCACCGGCGCGGCCTCAGGCGGCAGGAACAAGGGCGTCGCGCCCGGCGCGAAGCTGGTCGTCGGCAAGGTGCTCGACGACAGCGGCTCCGGCCTGGAGTCGTGGATCATCGAGGGCATGGAGTGGGCCGCGCGCAGCGGCGCCAAGGCCGTCAGCATGAGCCTCGGCGGCCCGCCCACCGACGGCACCGACCCGCTCAGCCAGGCCGTGAACGACCTGACCGCCGAGACCGGCGCCCTGTTCGTGATCGCCGCGGGCAACCTCGGCGGCAAGGAGACCGTGAGCACCCCCGGCGCGGCCGACGCGGCGCTGACCGTGGCCGCCGTGGACAAGAGCGACCAGCTCGCCGGCTTCTCCAGCCGCGGGCCTCGGGTCGGCGACGGCGCGCTCAAGCCGGACATCGCCGCGCCGGGCGTGGACATCGTGGCGGCCCGCGCGTCGGGCACCTCCATGGGCAGCCCCGTGGACGACCACTACACCGCCGCCTCCGGCACCTCCATGGCCACGCCGCACGTGGCCGGCGCCGTGGCGATCATGGCGCAGCAGCACCCCGACTGGACGGCCCAGCAGCTCAAGTCCGCCCTGATGTCCACGGCCAAGGACGACGGCTTCACCGTCCACGAGCAGGGCGCGGGCCGCGTGGACCTGGAGCGGGCCACCCGCCAGCAGGTCTTCGCCACCGGCGGCGGCGTCGACTTCGGCCTGCTGGAGGAGGAGTCCGGCGAGCCGCGGACCGGCAAGGTCACCTACGCCAACCTGGGCAAGGAGCCCGTCACGCTCACGCTGAAGGCGGCGATGAGCGGCGGCGCGAAGGTGAGCCTCGCCGAGTCGACGCTGACCGTCCCGGCGGGCGGCACCGCAGGCACGGCCGTCACCCTGGACCCGTCCGGGCTGGCCCTCGGCACCTACAGCGGCGCCGTGACCGCCGAGGCCGGCGGCGACGTACGGCTCACCACGCCGCTCGGCGCGGTGCGCGACGTCCCCAAGGTGGACCTCACCATCCGCACCCTCGACCGGGACGGCAAGCCGCGCACCCCGACCGCCATGAGCGTCGTGGACGTGGACGGCACGAAGGGCGAGCTCGGCCCGTACAGCATCCACGACACCGGCGTGGTCGTCACCCGGGTGCCCGCCGGCACCGTCAGCGTGGTCCAGGTGCTCGACTGGGTGGACGGCGACGACCGGACGAACCGTGCCTGGCTGTTCGAGCCGGAGCTGACCGTCACCGGCGACACCGAGATCACCCTCGACGCCCGCAAGGCCACCGAGATCTCGTTCGACGCGCCGAAGACCGCGCAGCCGCTCAACAACGGCTACGACCTGTTCTTCCAGCGGACCCTGCCGAACGGCGACGTCCACGGCGGCGCCCTGCCGGTCAACCGCCCGATCGGCTCGTGGGAGAAGGCCTGGGCGCTGCCGACCAAGCGGGTCACCAAGGGCGGCTTCCGCCTCACCGGCCAGTGGGAGCTCGGCGTTCCCGAGGTCAGCATGACGATGCGCACGCCGAAGCCGGTGGCGCTGCACCCGGTCTCCCGGGTGCACATCCTCGACCGGGGGGAGCTGCACCCCGGCTGGGTGCCGTTCCCGAGCAGGAGCCTGCGGGTCGTGGACGCGGGCAAGGGCCGTCCCGAGGACCTCGCGGGCAAGGACGTGCGCGACGCGCTCGTCCTGATCGACGCCGAGCTGGCCGAGGGCGTGTTCGGGCCCGAGTGCGGCCTGCAGGTCGAGCGGACCTCCGCCGTCAGGGACGCGGGCGCGGCCGGCGTCCTGGTCTTCAACGAGGAGCGCGGCAGGTGCCCGATCCCGCTGGGCATCTCCCAGAAGCCGAACACCGGGCCGGGGAAGCCGGTCGGCATCCCCGTCGCCTACGTCTCGAACGCCGAGGGCACGAAGGTCCGTGAGGCGGTCCGGCGCGGCCAGGTCACGATCGACGTGGTGGGCACGCCGAACACGCCGTACTCGTACGTGTTCAAGCCGTACGCGGACGGCCGCGTCCCCGGCTCGATGCGCTACAAGGTCACCGAGCGCCAGATGCACCGGGTGGACCTCGACGTGCACGCGGGGCCGTACACGAACTACATGAACTGGCGCAGCGCGTGGCGGCCCGACGACGTCTCCTACACCTCGACCGCCTCGAACATGCTGCACTGGTCCTACCCGGCGCCCGACCGCAGGCCGCAGTGGATCTGGCCGCTCGACCCCAAGGTCGTGAACCAGGCGGGCCTGTCCGCGCTCATCACCCCTGACCCCGTCCAGGACGTCGAGGAGAGCCGCTTCCGCACCCAGGTCTTCGACCGGCCGGGCAGCACGACGCAGCAGTGGTTCGCCACGCCGAGCGTGCCGGGCGCCGCGACGTCGGGCGAGAACCTGTACCGGCTCGGCGACCGGGACGCCCCGCCGATGACGGCCCTCATCGGGATGCCGTGCGCGATCTGCGTGCACGACGGCAACCTGTGGGTGACGCCGTCCATGGTCAACGGGGTCGGGGAGCAGCGCGACGACGGCGTCGTCTTCGGCGACATCCAGCCCCGCTACGACCTGCACCTCTACCGCGACGGGAAGGAGATCCCGAACACGCCCGTCGACCCGTTCATGAAGCTGCCGCGCTACCCGCTGCCCGAGGGCGAGGGCACCTACCGGCTGACGGCGAAGAACGACCTCCAGGACATCGAGTGGACGTTCACCGCCCCGTCCGGCAAGGACCAGGCGCAGCCGGGGCTCACCTGCTACGCCTGGTGGATCGACGGGGCGGTGGAGCAGTGCCGCACCGTTCCCGCGGTGTACGTCAGCTACGACCTCGGCGGCACCCTGTCGGAGCGGAACACGGTCGCGGCGGGCCGGCGGCACACGTTCGAGCTGGAGGCGTACCACGGGCCGTCGGGCGGCAGGACGCCGGCCATCGCGGGCGTGCGCCTGTGGACCAGCACCGACGACGGCGCCACCTGGCGGCCCGCCGACCTCAGGAAGGGACGGGACGGCCGCTACACCGCCTCGGCCACCTACCCGGCGTTCCGGGCGACGAAGGGCGCGGTCAGCCTGAAGGTGGAGGCGTGGGACGCGGCCGGCAACCGCGTCAAGCAGACCGCGCTGCGCGCCTTCGACCTCCGCTGA
- a CDS encoding SDR family oxidoreductase, protein MVIVVTGATRGIGRGLADEFAARGHQVVTCGTTGGDVVADVTDRDQVRRVWDTAVDRHGRVDMWINNAGVTHSRLPLWELPAGEARHVLDVNLNGVVNGCAVAVQGMAAQGHGHVWNMEGLGSDGRVVPGLSVYGASKRALTYLTKALAKEVPPGVSAGLLSPGMVVTDLLMRDAGPAPSRALLLLADRVETVTPWLAEQAVARARNGAHVRWLTTRKVLTRFALAPFANRDVLS, encoded by the coding sequence ATGGTCATCGTCGTGACCGGCGCCACCCGCGGCATCGGCCGCGGGCTCGCCGACGAGTTCGCCGCCCGCGGCCACCAGGTCGTCACCTGCGGCACCACCGGCGGCGACGTGGTCGCCGACGTCACCGACCGCGACCAGGTGCGACGGGTCTGGGACACCGCCGTGGACCGGCACGGCCGGGTCGACATGTGGATCAACAACGCGGGCGTCACCCACTCCAGGCTCCCGCTCTGGGAGCTGCCCGCCGGCGAGGCCCGGCACGTGCTCGACGTCAACCTCAACGGCGTCGTCAACGGCTGCGCGGTCGCCGTCCAGGGCATGGCCGCCCAGGGGCACGGTCACGTGTGGAACATGGAGGGCCTCGGCAGCGACGGCCGGGTCGTGCCGGGGTTGTCCGTCTACGGCGCGAGCAAGCGGGCGCTGACCTACCTCACCAAGGCGCTGGCCAAGGAGGTCCCCCCTGGGGTGTCGGCCGGGCTGCTGAGCCCCGGCATGGTGGTCACCGACCTGCTCATGCGCGACGCCGGACCGGCGCCGAGCCGGGCGTTGCTGCTGCTCGCCGACCGGGTGGAGACGGTGACCCCGTGGCTGGCCGAGCAGGCGGTCGCGCGGGCCCGCAACGGCGCGCACGTACGGTGGCTGACCACCCGCAAGGTCCTCACCCGCTTCGCCCTGGCCCCGTTCGCCAACAGGGACGTGCTCTCCTGA
- a CDS encoding YbaB/EbfC family nucleoid-associated protein — protein sequence MTKEPDDTELGRLLADYQRDVAALEGLRDRLAEVRGRGEAADGRVVVEVTQDGALAGLVIDPRAMRLGSDRLAEAILRASARAARAAGERAAGLVTPFLAGTPLEQALREDDGRPAGRERRRSR from the coding sequence ATGACCAAGGAGCCAGACGATACCGAACTCGGCAGGCTGCTGGCGGACTACCAGCGTGACGTCGCGGCGCTGGAAGGGCTGCGCGACCGGCTCGCCGAGGTGAGGGGACGGGGTGAGGCGGCGGACGGCCGGGTCGTCGTCGAGGTGACGCAGGACGGCGCGCTCGCCGGGCTCGTCATCGACCCGCGCGCCATGCGGCTCGGCTCCGACCGGCTCGCCGAGGCGATCCTGCGGGCGTCGGCGCGGGCGGCGCGCGCGGCGGGGGAGCGGGCCGCCGGCCTGGTGACGCCGTTCCTCGCCGGCACGCCCCTGGAGCAGGCGCTGCGGGAGGACGACGGCAGACCCGCCGGCCGCGAACGGAGGCGGTCACGATGA
- a CDS encoding Lrp/AsnC family transcriptional regulator: MTENIDATDWAILAELQRDGRMPFTELGRRVRLSSSATTERVRRLESLGVITGYRAEVDLEKAGFAVLAVVRLKYPGNRHEPLHRLLAERTEILECLRTTGDDCYTLKVAASSMRHLERLVGELAELGSTTTSVVYSQPLPYRGPRPAS, encoded by the coding sequence ATGACCGAGAACATCGATGCGACCGACTGGGCGATCCTGGCCGAGCTGCAGCGGGACGGGCGGATGCCGTTCACCGAGCTGGGGCGGCGGGTGCGGCTCAGCTCCTCGGCGACCACCGAGCGGGTGCGCCGGCTGGAGTCGCTGGGCGTCATCACCGGCTACCGCGCCGAGGTGGACCTGGAGAAGGCCGGGTTCGCGGTGCTGGCCGTGGTGCGGCTGAAGTATCCGGGCAACCGGCACGAGCCCCTGCACCGGCTGCTCGCCGAGCGGACGGAGATCCTGGAGTGCCTGCGCACCACCGGCGACGACTGCTACACGCTGAAGGTCGCGGCGTCCTCCATGCGGCACCTGGAGCGGCTGGTGGGCGAGCTCGCCGAGCTCGGCAGCACGACCACCAGCGTCGTCTACAGCCAGCCCCTGCCCTACCGGGGGCCGCGGCCCGCTTCCTAG
- a CDS encoding LLM class flavin-dependent oxidoreductase encodes MRLGVNVPNFGPGTDPGVLRAWAQTVEGLGFDLLMVSDHVVVTQDVAAQYPAPFYEPFTTLSWLAGVTGRIRLGTTVLIAPYRHPLLTARMAANLNRLSGGRLVLGVASGWARQEFAALGVPFERRGELTDEVLKTLRAAREDTEDYRAGPLPLWIGGNSDAGIRRAVRLGDAWHPLRATLPWLREAVERMRTIAGHRPVPAFAPRIHLRITATPVTSPDRRAGEGTIDQVTADLAELDRLGADTVVLDPFDGDPDETLRPAAKWRMLADVAAHTDLHTDLPTDLNTAKERS; translated from the coding sequence GTGCGACTAGGCGTCAACGTTCCCAACTTCGGCCCCGGCACCGACCCGGGCGTCCTGCGCGCGTGGGCGCAGACCGTCGAGGGCCTCGGCTTCGACCTGCTGATGGTCTCCGACCACGTCGTGGTGACGCAGGACGTCGCCGCGCAGTATCCCGCGCCGTTCTACGAGCCGTTCACCACCCTCTCCTGGCTGGCCGGCGTCACCGGCCGGATCCGGCTCGGCACGACCGTGCTCATCGCGCCCTACCGGCACCCGCTGCTGACCGCCCGCATGGCGGCCAACCTCAACCGGCTGAGCGGCGGCCGGCTGGTCCTCGGCGTGGCCTCAGGATGGGCGCGGCAGGAGTTCGCCGCGCTCGGGGTGCCGTTCGAGCGGCGCGGCGAGCTGACCGACGAGGTGCTGAAGACCCTGCGCGCCGCCCGCGAGGACACCGAGGACTACCGGGCGGGGCCGCTGCCGCTGTGGATCGGCGGCAACAGCGACGCCGGCATCCGCCGGGCCGTCCGGCTCGGCGACGCCTGGCACCCGCTGCGCGCCACCCTGCCCTGGCTGCGCGAGGCGGTGGAGCGGATGCGGACGATCGCCGGCCACCGGCCCGTGCCCGCCTTCGCCCCGCGCATCCACCTGCGGATCACCGCCACGCCCGTCACCTCGCCGGACCGGCGCGCCGGCGAGGGCACGATCGACCAGGTGACCGCCGACCTCGCCGAGCTCGACCGGCTCGGCGCCGACACGGTCGTCCTCGACCCGTTCGACGGCGACCCTGACGAGACCCTGCGCCCGGCGGCGAAGTGGCGCATGCTCGCCGACGTCGCCGCCCACACCGACCTCCACACCGACCTTCCCACCGACCTCAACACCGCGAAGGAGAGATCATGA
- a CDS encoding nucleoside deaminase, whose protein sequence is MTPDEETLLRRAIELAAEARAAGDPPFGSLLADAGGRVLAEERNTTVTGRDISAHPELKLAVWAARELDPATAAATTMFTSCQPCGMCAGAIQRSGLGRVVYALSEGQLGELKPGGAAWPQVPQEGPALLDEARVPVEGYYR, encoded by the coding sequence ATGACACCGGACGAGGAAACGTTGCTGCGCCGGGCGATCGAGCTGGCCGCCGAGGCCCGCGCGGCGGGCGACCCGCCGTTCGGCTCGCTGCTGGCCGACGCCGGGGGGCGCGTGCTGGCCGAGGAGCGCAACACCACCGTCACCGGCCGCGACATCAGCGCGCACCCGGAGCTGAAGCTGGCCGTCTGGGCGGCCCGCGAGCTCGACCCGGCGACCGCCGCCGCCACCACGATGTTCACGAGCTGCCAGCCGTGCGGCATGTGCGCGGGGGCGATCCAGCGCAGCGGACTCGGGCGCGTCGTGTACGCCCTCTCGGAGGGGCAGCTCGGCGAGCTCAAGCCGGGCGGCGCCGCCTGGCCGCAGGTGCCGCAGGAGGGCCCGGCGCTCCTCGACGAGGCCCGCGTCCCCGTCGAGGGCTACTACCGCTGA
- the kdgD gene encoding 5-dehydro-4-deoxyglucarate dehydratase, which translates to MSMPRYSPQELAARLGSGLLSFPVTHFTPDLCFDEAGYRDHLSWLSEHPVAGLFAAGGTGEGFSLTGEEIDRVVRAAVGEVGGRVPVIAPATGGTATAVAQARAAEAAGADGLLLLPPYLTEAGQDGLVEHVSAVCAATGLGVIVYSRANAVLTDRSVERLAARNPTFVGLKDGVGDIENLTRVYAAVGERLTYIGGLPTAETFALPLLQLGVTTYSSAIFNFLPRFALGFYADVRARDHAAVYRRIREFIVPYLDIRDRTKGYAVSIVKAGLAAVGRPAGPVRPPLQNLTEAELAELTRLVGTGVQR; encoded by the coding sequence ATGAGCATGCCCCGTTACTCGCCGCAGGAGCTCGCCGCCCGTCTCGGGAGCGGCCTGTTGTCGTTCCCCGTCACGCACTTCACCCCCGACCTGTGCTTCGACGAGGCGGGCTACCGCGACCACCTGTCCTGGCTGAGCGAGCACCCGGTGGCCGGGCTGTTCGCGGCGGGCGGCACCGGCGAGGGCTTCTCGCTGACCGGCGAGGAGATCGACCGGGTCGTGCGCGCGGCGGTCGGCGAGGTCGGCGGCCGGGTGCCGGTCATCGCGCCGGCCACCGGCGGCACCGCCACCGCCGTCGCCCAGGCGCGCGCCGCCGAGGCCGCGGGCGCCGACGGGCTGCTGCTGCTGCCGCCCTACCTCACGGAGGCCGGCCAGGACGGGCTGGTCGAGCACGTGTCGGCGGTCTGCGCCGCCACCGGGCTCGGCGTGATCGTCTACAGCCGGGCCAACGCGGTGCTCACTGACCGCAGCGTCGAACGGCTGGCGGCGCGCAACCCGACGTTCGTCGGCCTCAAGGACGGCGTCGGCGACATCGAGAACCTCACCCGCGTCTACGCCGCCGTGGGCGAGCGCCTGACCTACATCGGCGGCCTGCCCACGGCCGAGACGTTCGCGCTGCCGCTGCTGCAGCTCGGCGTCACCACGTACTCCTCGGCGATCTTCAACTTCCTGCCGCGGTTCGCGCTCGGCTTCTACGCCGACGTCCGCGCGCGGGACCACGCGGCGGTCTATCGGCGCATCCGCGAGTTCATCGTGCCGTACCTGGACATCCGGGACCGGACGAAGGGGTACGCGGTCTCGATCGTCAAGGCCGGCCTGGCCGCCGTCGGCCGCCCCGCCGGCCCGGTCCGGCCGCCGCTGCAGAACCTCACCGAGGCCGAGCTCGCGGAGCTGACCCGGCTCGTCGGCACGGGCGTTCAGCGGTAG
- a CDS encoding cobalamin B12-binding domain-containing protein, with translation MNDDVRRCAEALWQAATAGDEYAAIEVAVSALDSGLPAESLILDVVAAVQARIGLEWAHNRLSVAQEHTATAVNESVLVVSAHHAAAGLRGPEQAKGRICLACVEGEWHTFPLRLLAEVLRLRGWRVDYLGANVPTSALVVHLHRTGPSAVALSASIATHLPAAHAAITACRAASTPVLAGGPAFGPDGRYARRFGADAWAPDARAAADLLDHGLPRRDGPGRGHQADLEYAVLDLRTPDLVRAVMDELDRHAGETGPHGDTAEDAASIVGFLKAAVYVGDPGLFASFAGWMAELLGARGMPAPALPAALDALADGLPDLPHARAMLRV, from the coding sequence GTGAACGACGACGTCAGGCGGTGCGCGGAGGCGCTGTGGCAGGCGGCGACGGCCGGCGACGAGTACGCCGCGATCGAGGTCGCCGTGTCCGCGCTCGACAGCGGCCTGCCCGCCGAGAGCCTGATCCTGGACGTCGTCGCCGCCGTGCAGGCGCGGATCGGCCTGGAGTGGGCGCACAACCGGCTATCGGTCGCTCAGGAGCACACGGCGACCGCGGTCAACGAGAGCGTGCTCGTCGTGTCGGCCCACCACGCGGCGGCCGGGCTGCGCGGTCCCGAGCAGGCGAAGGGGCGGATCTGCCTGGCGTGCGTGGAGGGCGAGTGGCACACGTTCCCCCTCCGGCTGCTGGCCGAGGTGCTACGGCTGCGCGGCTGGCGGGTCGACTACCTGGGCGCGAACGTGCCCACCTCGGCCCTCGTCGTGCACCTGCACAGGACCGGGCCCAGCGCGGTCGCCCTGTCCGCCTCGATCGCGACCCACCTGCCGGCCGCGCACGCGGCGATCACGGCGTGCCGGGCGGCGTCCACGCCGGTGCTCGCCGGCGGCCCCGCGTTCGGCCCGGACGGCCGCTACGCGCGCCGGTTCGGCGCCGACGCCTGGGCGCCGGACGCCCGCGCCGCCGCCGACCTGCTCGACCACGGCCTGCCCCGTCGCGACGGACCCGGCCGCGGCCACCAGGCCGACCTCGAGTACGCCGTGCTCGATCTCCGCACGCCGGACCTGGTCAGGGCCGTCATGGACGAGCTGGACCGGCACGCCGGGGAAACGGGGCCGCACGGCGACACGGCCGAGGACGCCGCCTCGATCGTCGGCTTCCTCAAGGCCGCCGTCTACGTCGGCGACCCGGGGCTGTTCGCCTCCTTCGCCGGCTGGATGGCGGAGCTGCTCGGGGCGCGCGGCATGCCCGCCCCCGCCCTGCCGGCCGCGCTGGACGCCCTGGCGGACGGCCTGCCCGACCTGCCGCACGCCCGCGCGATGCTGCGCGTCTAG
- a CDS encoding PP2C family protein-serine/threonine phosphatase — translation MEREDSPYPMLVVGASGAVERANAAARALLGGARDVPAWLARAHGEHAAGPVTGPVGERVFEAHPVRDDGAGRVEWWLVDVTERHRAGEAVRAERDALAAAVEVSSELLATLNLDRCLEAVARLAVRHLAVAARVVLPRAGHRHVVTCCEAGDGTAHLDLTREAGTMPGLSEALRGFPPVPPRWLDPATAPAWVTRGAPAGIGSIVVLALPGYGLPAGALILLRRSEHHGFTPSEALFAPLFTARAGTAISIARLYAEQAAITETLMADLLPPVMTHVDGVEVAARYRAAGDSAQVGGDFYDVHAVAGAGRRSLVVLGDVSGKGLEAAVLTGKIRNTLRALLPLSDDHQRVLNRLNDVLLAADGSRFVTLVLAGVERRGGRVVLRLTSAGHPPPMIVRFDGRVQVARTRGTLIGLLEHVTSVTEEVLLEPGDTCLLYSDGVIEARGGPFGGELFGEERLEAELRRCAGMPADSLAERVQMLASQWAGGGERDDLAIVAIGVPREQSRNGAVP, via the coding sequence ATGGAACGGGAGGACTCGCCGTACCCGATGCTGGTCGTCGGCGCCTCGGGCGCCGTCGAGCGGGCGAACGCGGCCGCCCGCGCGCTGCTCGGCGGCGCGCGGGACGTTCCGGCGTGGCTGGCGCGGGCGCACGGCGAGCACGCCGCCGGGCCTGTCACGGGGCCGGTGGGCGAGCGGGTCTTCGAGGCGCATCCCGTCCGCGACGACGGCGCGGGCCGCGTCGAGTGGTGGCTGGTGGACGTCACAGAACGGCACAGGGCAGGCGAGGCCGTGCGGGCCGAGCGCGACGCGCTGGCCGCCGCGGTGGAGGTGTCCAGCGAGCTGCTGGCCACGCTCAACCTGGACCGCTGCCTGGAAGCGGTCGCCCGGCTGGCGGTACGGCACCTCGCCGTGGCCGCCAGGGTCGTCCTGCCGCGCGCCGGGCACCGGCACGTGGTCACCTGCTGCGAGGCGGGCGACGGCACCGCGCACCTGGACCTGACCCGCGAGGCGGGCACCATGCCCGGATTGTCCGAGGCGCTGCGGGGCTTCCCGCCGGTGCCGCCCCGCTGGCTGGACCCCGCCACGGCTCCCGCATGGGTGACGCGCGGCGCGCCCGCCGGGATCGGCTCGATCGTGGTGCTCGCGCTCCCCGGGTACGGGTTGCCCGCGGGCGCGCTGATCCTCCTGCGCCGCTCGGAACATCACGGTTTCACCCCGTCCGAGGCGCTGTTCGCGCCGCTGTTCACCGCCCGCGCGGGCACCGCGATCTCGATCGCCCGCCTGTACGCCGAGCAGGCCGCCATCACCGAGACGCTGATGGCCGACCTGCTGCCGCCCGTGATGACGCACGTGGACGGCGTGGAGGTGGCCGCCCGCTACCGCGCGGCCGGCGACAGCGCGCAGGTCGGCGGGGACTTCTACGACGTGCACGCGGTCGCCGGCGCCGGCCGCCGGTCCCTGGTGGTGCTCGGCGACGTGTCCGGCAAGGGGCTGGAGGCGGCGGTGCTCACCGGCAAGATCCGCAACACGCTGCGCGCCCTGCTGCCGCTCTCCGACGACCACCAGCGGGTGCTGAACCGGCTCAACGACGTGCTGCTCGCCGCCGACGGCTCCCGCTTCGTCACGCTCGTGCTGGCCGGGGTCGAACGACGCGGCGGCCGGGTCGTGCTCCGGCTGACCAGCGCCGGCCATCCGCCGCCGATGATCGTCCGTTTCGACGGGCGGGTGCAGGTGGCCCGTACCAGGGGGACGTTGATCGGGCTGCTGGAGCACGTCACCAGCGTCACCGAGGAGGTGCTGCTGGAGCCCGGCGACACCTGCCTGCTCTACAGCGACGGCGTCATCGAGGCGCGGGGCGGGCCGTTCGGCGGCGAGCTGTTCGGCGAGGAACGGCTGGAGGCGGAGCTGCGGCGCTGCGCCGGCATGCCGGCCGACTCCCTGGCGGAGCGGGTGCAGATGCTCGCCTCGCAGTGGGCGGGCGGCGGCGAGCGCGACGACCTCGCGATCGTCGCCATCGGCGTGCCGCGCGAACAGTCCAGGAACGGAGCGGTCCCGTGA